In the genome of Plasmodium gaboni strain SY75 chromosome 2, whole genome shotgun sequence, the window gaaaatatcataaataaaattatcttcaaaaacaaaattatcCCTTTCATTTTGacacaaaaaataaaataaataaaaaaaaaaataaaataaaataaataaatatatacatatatatatatatttacatatcACGTGACACTTTGCATATATgattgtttttattttcttattaaaaattttttaaacaaataatttatccttttatttttgtgtaggtgaattttattaatttttatatatcacATATGTAGGATGttcaaaataaagaataaaaaaaaaaaaaaagttatagTACTTACgcaaatataaaatgaaataaaatataacGAAAAggtttatatataatattataaatattaaagtgctacacatatatatatatatatatatatatatatgtatatatgaatatttttttttttttttttttttttattattccGACAAAAATATCTATGATGGTAAATTCCCTcaataatttatttttcataatatagcgtatataaaaacaatataaaggaaaataaaaaaaaaaaaaaaaaaaaaaatatatatatatatatattatatatattttatttatgtcctcataatatatatagtattATATGAAGGAATACAGTTTGTATGTGTAAAgagatataaaaataaacaaatgaataaataaacatataaaatatatatatatatacatatatttttatatgttatttttttattttttttaagaatatgctacaaatttaatattttatcattttacaaaaattatatatatgaaaaaataaaaattaatatattttttttttacctttttatgtatatctttttttaatatcacaatgtatttataaaaaataccCACATATGAcaaacataaaataaatatatacatatatataatatatatatatttatttattttatgtttgATTTTTTCCCATTgattacataaaaaaaaaaaaaaaaaaaaaattagcacacacaaatatacatatatatatatatatatatatatatatatatatataatatatatatacaacaTTATATCCAATTTTGTAATACTACGTTGgaattttattttatttttgtaagATTATGAAGGCAAGACATTTATGCCAACAAATTAACAAATACATGTTAATAAATAACTTTTATGGATCTAAGATATGGCTAAATAGATATGTCTCAAAATATTCAACAAAGATTAGTCCAGTTGAGATATCAAAAATTTTGGAAAAGAAATTTGaatcttttaattttaaaacTTCATCAAATGAAGTTGGTTATGTGTTAAGTGTTGGTGATGGTATTTGTCGAGCATTTGGATTGAATAATGTGAAATCTTCTGAATTAGTTGAGatatataatgaagatGATAAAGGAAGTGTTACATATGGAATGGCTACAAATTTAGAATATGACAATGTAGGCATTGTTATTTTTGGTAATgatagaaatataaaagaaggtgatataataaaacgAACAAATCGTATTATAGATGTAAATGTTGGATATGAATTATTAGGTAGGGTAGTTGATGCATTAGGTAATTGTATAGATggagaaaaaaatgtagTTACAAAAgatagaagaaaaatagaaataaaagCACCTGGCATTATAGCTAGAAAAAGTGTTAATGAATCTATTATTACAGGTATTAAATGTATAGATAGTTTAGTTCCTATAGGTAGAGGACAACGTGAATTAATAATTGGTGATAGACAAACAGGAAAAACTGCAATTGCTATTGATGCTATTTTacatcaaaaaaatataaatgataatgttgttaatgataatgataaagtttattgtatatatgttgCTATTGGTCAgaaaaaaagtaatattGCCAAATTAgtaaatttattaaaaaaatatgatgCTTTAAAATATACTATTATTGTCAATTCAAGTGCTTCTGATGCTTCGCCATTACAATTCCTTGCACCTTATACAGGATGTGCTATGGCTGAGTTTTTTAGAGATAATGGAAAGCATGcattaataatttttgaCGATCTAAGCAAACAAGCTGTTGCATATAGAcaattatcattattattaagaAGACCACCAGGAAGAGAAGCATATCCAGgtgatattttttatatacattcCAAGTTATTAGAAAGATCCTcaaaattaaatgataatttaaaagGAGGTAGCCTAACAGCCTTACCAATTATAGAAACATTAAATAATGACGTCTCAGCATATATTCCTACAAATGTTATATCTATTACAGATGGGCAAATATTTTTAGAAAGCgaattattttataaagGTATAATTCCAGCAATAAATGTAGGTCTTAGTGTATCAAGAATTGGAAGTAGTGCTCAATATAAATGTATGAAAAAACTGGCATCATCTATGAAACTAGAATTAGCTCAATTCAGAGAAATTGTAGCATTCTCACAATTTGGATCTGATTTAGATGCATCTACcaaaaaattaattgaAAAGGGTAAAATATTAACAGAAATATTAAAGCAGAAACAATATTCTCCTGTTCATATAAGTTATCAGATATGTTTAATTTATGCAGCTACAAAAGATTATCTTCATAATCTCCCTATAGAAAAAGTACAAGATTTTGAgaagaaatattttcattatttagattcaaattatatggacgttttaaaaaaaatacaatcTAACTGTGAGTTGTCAGAAGTGGAGGACCAAATAAAGGACAGTATTCAGAGGTTTTTAGAGATTTACAAAAATTCagaatgaaaaaatatattaagaggtgttataaaaaaaataaaaaagggatacatatatatatatatatatatatatgtaataaataatatggtTTTATGAAATAATCTACAGATTGTTATGCCATTATAATGGTGTAATACATtttaatgtttttttttttttataactcagatattaaaatgaagaaaaaaaaatatgtatttttttttatatattattttatatgtttatatcatttgtttatttttattagtCTCAGactaaaaaatatgaatacgtatataaaaaattaaatttatacaaatgtaatatgtatatgtatatatatatatatatattatatatttttttttttttttttttttccacTTATATgttgtttttatttttttttttataaaaaaagtatcTAAAAATTTTCACATTTTAAATACACTAATAAATCATAGTATAAGGATTTGTTTGATATGTTAAAATGAGTAGTTACATAATCATaagataaaaatttttGAGAAAGAGTAAAAATTTCGTGTTCTATATGAtcatcaaaaaaaataaaggatgattcaatattattaaatgtgTGTGATATGAGATGATTGTTCTGGTTATTAATTTGTTCTTTATTATTGATAgtgttatttttatcattacttttaatatattttttatattgcCTCATGAGTAATGGGATATGTGTAAATA includes:
- a CDS encoding ATP synthase F1, alpha subunit — translated: MKARHLCQQINKYMLINNFYGSKIWLNRYVSKYSTKISPVEISKILEKKFESFNFKTSSNEVGYVLSVGDGICRAFGLNNVKSSELVEIYNEDDKGSVTYGMATNLEYDNVGIVIFGNDRNIKEGDIIKRTNRIIDVNVGYELLGRVVDALGNCIDGEKNVVTKDRRKIEIKAPGIIARKSVNESIITGIKCIDSLVPIGRGQRELIIGDRQTGKTAIAIDAILHQKNINDNVVNDNDKVYCIYVAIGQKKSNIAKLVNLLKKYDALKYTIIVNSSASDASPLQFLAPYTGCAMAEFFRDNGKHALIIFDDLSKQAVAYRQLSLLLRRPPGREAYPGDIFYIHSKLLERSSKLNDNLKGGSLTALPIIETLNNDVSAYIPTNVISITDGQIFLESELFYKGIIPAINVGLSVSRIGSSAQYKCMKKLASSMKLELAQFREIVAFSQFGSDLDASTKKLIEKGKILTEILKQKQYSPVHISYQICLIYAATKDYLHNLPIEKVQDFEKKYFHYLDSNYMDVLKKIQSNCELSEVEDQIKDSIQRFLEIYKNSE